The window CCAACCTCGCCGACTGCGCAGAGGCCACGGATGCTGGTGGCTCCATTCACATCTGTGAGCACACCCCCGCACTGATAATGCGCGGCAGGCACGACAGGGATGGGCTCTTTGGTGATGTCGATGCCGACATCCAGGCAGGCCTTTTGGATATTGGGGAAATGGCTGGCAATGAAGTCAGCGGGCTTGTGGCTGATGTCGAGATAGACGCAGGGACCGCCGGTGCGCTTGATCTCGTGGTCGATGGCACGGGCGACGATATCTCGCGGAGCCAGGGAGCCACGCGGGTCATAGCGGTGCATGAACTCCTGCCCGTCTTTGCCAATGAGGCGCGCGCCTTCACCGCGCAGCGCCTCGCTGATAAGGAAGGAGCGCTTCTGGGGGTGGTAAAGGCAGGTGGGATGGAACTGGATGAATTCCATGTCCGAGATGGTGGCGCCAGCCCGCCAGGCCATGGCAACGCCGTCCCCCGTGGCAACGCGGGGATTGGTGGTGTACAAATACACGCGGCCGCAGCCACCGGTGGCGAGAATGACCCGATCTGAACGGAAGGTGTGCACCTCCCCGGTGGTCTCATCCAACACATAAAGTCCCAGCACGCGGTCTTCGGACACCAGGCCAAGCTTGGCCGTGGTCAGAAGATCGATGGCGTAGTGGTTCTCGTAGATGGTGATGTTCGGGTGCGTGCGCACGGTGGCGAGCAGCTTTTCCGTGATCTCCCGACCGGTGGCATCCGCAGCATGCAATACACGACGGGCCGTGTGGCCTCCCTCCCGAGTCAGGTCAAACTCCAGATGGCCATTGACCGCTTCCCGCTGATCGAAGTGCACGCCCCATTTGACGAGATCGGCAATGCGTGCCGGGCCCTCGCTCACAATCGTGCGCACGGCGTCCTCTTTGCACAGGCCAGCGCCTGCGATGAGGGTGTCGCTGACGTGTTTTTCGACGGAGTCGTTCTCCGAGGTCACACAGGCGATGCCGCCCTGGGCCCAGTTGGAATTGGAGTCCAGCACGCCGCGCTTGGTGATCATGACCACCCGGCCATGCTCGGAGGCATGCAGCGCTGCGACCAGACCGCCTGCGCCGGTTCCTACGATGATAAAGTCTGCCTCGATCATGAATGATTGGTGACTCTTTCGTCGCGGAACCGCCAACATGCAAATGGCCTACCAGCTTGTACCCAAACTCCAGCGCGTGGCGAGGGTGAGGAGATCTGGGCGCATGGGCCACTCATCGGCACGGGGTTCCTGGCCTTCGTGACGTTGGCTGGCCCCCTTGAGGGCCATGCAGCCGGTATTGTCCCCGATCTGGCGGATGGTTTCGATCTCTTCCGTGGAAAGACACTGCGCAGGCAGAGCGGCGAGTTCGTCGAGCTTGCTCTCGATAGAGCGGGCTCCTTCGCCGTGCTCCTGGATAAGGGTGGGCACCACGCTTTTCACGGCCGTGTTGCCGAGAGTCCAAAGGCAGGCCAGCTGAAGCATGGTGAGGCCGTGTTTCAGGGCGATCGGGCGCACTTTTTCGAGTTTTTCGACGCCGTGCTCGATCCAGTCACCCGGACGATGCGTGCGGTGGTCGCCATCGCGGAACTTATGCCCAGGCTTCACATCATCATGGAACAGGCCGCCGTAATCGACCACGCGGGCCAGGATGTCGACGTTGTTCTTGGCCGCAGCGCCGAGGACGTGCTGGCCCGGCCAAGGCTCGAAGGGGTTAAGGATGATCATGGCCCAGTCCATCCGATCACCGAAGCGCTCAAAGCACTCGATCATGTCGAGGGTGAAGCCGTTGGCAGGTCCAGGGGCGATGCCGAGGCGATCGGTGAGACCGTCGGTTTTGAGAGCGGTGAAGGCGTCCCATACTTTGTCGCTGGTGTAGCTGATGCTGTCCGGGTTGTGCAGCATGAGGAGGTCAAACTTGGAGGTCTGGCAGCGCTCCAGGCTCTTCTCCGTAGCCATCTTGAGGTAGTCGTAGTACTTGTCCGGGCCGCGCAGGGAGGGATCGGTGAAGCGGGGGTAGCCGCGGGAGCCCTGGCGGATGCCTTCATAGATGTCATGCCCCACGATGCCCACGAGGCAGTATTCCTCGCGGGGGATGCCTTTGAGAGCCTCGCCGAGAAGAGCATCTGCGCGCCCCACACCGTACACATCTGCAGTGACGAAGGTGCGCACACCCTTGGCGAAAGAATCGCGCATGAGCTGCATGTAATGCTCCTCGGAGAGCTGCTCTCCATAGTGCATGAAACGTCCGCCGCTCCAGGTGCCGTAGGCTGTTCGTGTGAGGTTCATAAAGGGGTCAGGTTGGGATTTTGAGGGGAAGATACATAACGAGCGAGGCCCGTGTTTCAAACAGGGATCACGCCCGGCAGCGGGATGGCGCAGGATTTGGCAAAATCGGCAAAGAATCAGCCCTGGACCGTTTTGACCAGCAGGTCGGCGATTTTTTCGGCGGAGTTTTTGACCGCGAGCTTCTGCGCCGCCTTTTTCATTTCGCCAGCTTTGCGTGTGTCATTGAAGACGCTGCGAACTGCATCGGCCAGGGTGTCGGCGTTGAGGTCGCTTTCGCCCATGAGCATGGCGGCGCCTGCCTTGTCAAAGATCTCCGCATTGCGGGTCTGGTGATCTTCGGCCGCGTAGGGATAGGGAACCAAGAGGCTGGGAACACCGAAGTAGGCCAGCTCTGACATGGAGGATGCGCCGGAACGTGCGATGGCGAGGTCCGCCACGCGGTAAGCCAGATCCATGCGATGGCAGAAGGCAGCCACGTGCTGCTTGAGCAGGGGGTGTTTGGCATAGACGTCCCGCACCTCCTCGTAGTCGGTGGGGCCGGCGATGTGCAGGACCTGGATGCCCATTTTTTCAAACTCCTCGAGCGCCATGCCGACAGCCCGGTTCACGCCACGTGCGCCCTGACTGCCGCCCATGATGAGGAGAGTGCGCTTATCCTTGTCGAGCTTGAAGAAGGCATGCGGATCGTCGCTGTTCTGCTTGCGCATGCTGCTGCGGATCGGGGTGCCGACGACGCGCACGTCCCCGTGCTTGGGGAAGTGGTTTTTGCAGGCATCAAGGCCACAGAGAACGATGTCGCTGAAGCGGGCATTGAGGCGGTTGGCTTTTCCGGGGATGGCGTTGCTTTCGTGGATGAGGGTGCTGCAGCCTTCTTTGCGACCAGCATACAACGGAGCAAAGGAGGTGAAGCCGCCCATGCCGAGCACCACGTCCACCTGATGGTCGCGAATGATCTTGCGGCAGGCCTTGGTGCCCTGCCAGAGTCCTTTGAGGAAGCCGAACATTTTGGGCGACCACGGCTTGGGCATGGCCAGAAAGGGCATCTTCTCAAACCGAAGCTCCGGGTGCCCCGAAGCAGCCAGGGTGTCGATCTTCTTCTCACTGATAAGGAGGGTCACATCGTGACCACGTGAGGCGAGAACCTCACCGACGGCAATCCCGGGGAACAAATGCCCTCCGGTGCCACCGCACGCGATAAGGGCGTGGATGGACTTCGAATTTTTCTGTTTCACTCAGATTCAAAAGGCTAAAGCTGTGGAGTCCAGCGGCGCTTTCTGCGGATCACGGGAAGCTGATCCCAGGTCAGATGCACGCCCTGGCGATGGATGTTGATCAGGATGCCAACCGCGACCATCGCGGCGACCAGGCTGGACCCTCCGTAACTTACGAAGGGCAGTGGCAATCCCTTGTTTGGCAGCAAAGCAGTGGTCACGCCCATGTTCAAGAGCGCTTCCATGCCTAATAAAAAAGTAAGTCCGGCACCTAAAAGCTTGCCAAAACGGTTCGGCGCGTACGCAGAAACGACCATCCCGGCCATGACCAGCACGGCAAAAGCCAGAACCACCGCCGCCGTGCCACGCAGGCCCAACTCCTCTCCAACCATGGGAAAAATGAAGTCGGTGTGAGCTTCAGGAAGGTAGGAGAGCTTCATGCGCCCCTCCCCCAGGCCGCGGCCTTCCAGACCGCCGGAGCCGAAGGCCAGCTTGGACACCCACTGCTGGAGGCCGAGGTCCTCCCGGTGTTTTTCGAGGTCGAATGTGACCATGATGCGCTCAAAGCGGTTGGGCAGAAACTTGATCCCAGCCACGAGACCGCCGCCGCAGAGCAGCACGATGATGGCCAGGTAGCGCATTTTGGAACCTGCCACAAACATGACCCCCAGCCCTACAGCGGAGGCGAGCAAGGCGCTGCCGAGGTCGAACTCGCAGCCAATCAGGGCCACGACGCCGAGCAGCATGAAGCCGGGCAGCAGAAACCCACGCAAGAAGGTGCGCGTGAGCGTCTGGTGTGTGCCATACCAGCCTGCCAGCGCGATGATCAGTGCGATCTTGGCAAACTCTGAAGGCTGAACACGGAACCCACCCACGCCCAACGCCTGCAGGCCGATCCAGCGGCGGGAACCGTTGATCTTTACTCCAATCATAGGCACGTAGCACAGCGCCAACAGCACGGAAGCCACGATGAGGATGTGCCAGCGCCAGCGCAGCAAGACATTGTAGTCCACCACGGCCATGATCACACATGCCAGACTGGCCACAGCCAGCCAGCCAAGCTGGCGCCAGAGAGTCACGTAGTCCTCACTGCCCTCCTGAGCGACTTCGAAAGTCGTGCTCGCCAGCATGGTGATGCCGAGCGCGATCAGCGACAGCACTGCGAGCATGAAGAGGAGGATGGAGTACTTGGCCATGCAGCCTACGGCGGTGAAGACTGATTATTTTGCAGGGATGACCAGCTTCATGCCATCGCGCATGGAGTTGGGATTTTTGATGTTGTTGGCCTTCTGAATGGCGGCCACGGAGACACCATACTTGGAGGCGAGGCGGTAGAGCGTTTCTCCGGATTTCAACGTGTGGGTGCGGGAAGACGAGGACTTGGCAGCCGTCTTTGGAGGAGCATCAGAGGAGGTCTTTTTAGAGGTCTCCGCTTTTTTGGTGGCTGGGGGGGCCTCGGCGATTTTCTTCAGCATCTGTGTCGGCGGCGGCACCGGGGTGGGCTTTGCCAGCGGCTTGACCTCGGCTTTAGCCGTCTGCTTAGTCTCCTCGCGTGGCTTGGTGGTGTCGGCCTTGGGTGCATTTTCTTCCAAAAGGGAGACAGCGCGTGGATTGGAAGGACGCGGAAGGGCAGCGACCTGAGCAGCCGGGACCGGAGCTGTGGCAGGAGCATCTGCTGCGGCCACCAGCGAGGTGGTGACGGGCGGGGCTTCAAGCGGAGTCAGCGGGGAGATGGGTGCCATGGTGGCGGCGGACAGGCTGGCAGGGGCATCGGCGGGCTTGACTGCCTCGCTGGGCACCTTGGCGGTGGCCGGCGGCTGGTCACGCGTGACTGGGATGGCCTTGGGAGCATCGTCCTTGGCCGCCACAGGCCTGAGCGTTTTGGGATCCACGGGAATGGCGCTGGGCACAGCCTGCTTGGGCACGCGCAAGGTCGTGCCGGGACCAATCTGCAGGCCTTTGTCGATCATGTTCAAGCGGGTGATCTCCGCCTCAGTGGTGCCGAACTTGGCCGCGATGGATTTGATCGAATCGCCCGAGTGCATCTCGTAGTTGTCATACTGCTCCGTATCCGCCACGGCGCGGGCCTGGGCGCTGACGACTTCAGGCGCAGTCACCGGCAGTCCGCTGCTGGAGTTCAGCGCACGTGCAGCCTGAGTGACTGTCTGCTGGGGCTTGTCATCGCTGCCCAGGAAATCATAGATGATGATGCCGCCAATGAGGACCACATGGATGAGCAGCATGACGACAAACATGCGTGCCATGCCGGAGTTGGGCTCGTGCTGGTTCCATTCGCCTTCTTCGGTCACGAGCGCCACGCGGTGGCGGTGCCGCTCACCGTCCATCAGGTTCAGGAGCAGCTTGGCTTCTTTAGGCTTGGGTTTCATCTTCATAACACCTATGGGTCAGGGATTGTCGGGATTGCGTGTATTAAAATTCAATTCAAAGCGGCAACGGCTTCACGGAAGACCTCGCCGCGCTGGGCGTAGCCGGTGTACATGTCGAAGGACGAAGTACCCGGACTAAGGATGATGGCATCTCCAGGCTGAGAGAGCGCGGTGGCCTGCTGCACGGCATCAGCCATGTCTGTGGCGCACTGGCAGGGCAGAAGGTCACCAAATGTCTGTTTCAACTGCTGAGCAATCTCGCCAATGAGCACCATGGCGCGCACCTGCCCGTTGAGTTCGGAACGCAGGGGGGAATAATCGAGTTCCTTGTCCTTGCCGCCGGCGATGAGCACAATCGGACGCTCCTGGGAGCGCAGACAGGCCTCCAGTGCGTGGAGATTGGTGGCCTTGGAGTCATTGATGTACTCGCGGTCATGGAGAGTGCGAACCAGTTCGCAGCGGTGGCGCGGCGGCTCGTAGCTCTCCATCGCCTTGAGCATGTCAGCAAACTGCAGGCCGTAAACGCGGCCGGTCATGAGGGCGGCAAGCACGTTTTCCATGTTGTGCTTTCCACGAAGCTTCAGCCCTCTGGCGCTGCCGATCTTTTCGCCATGGTGATAAAAAGCGCCATCGCGGTAGGTGTAATCCGCCTCCGCACCATAGGCGGAGAAAGTCCAGCGCTGGGCTGCACCTGACGATACGCTTTCCCCGGCACGGACGATGGCGATATCGTCTGCCGTGACGTTTTCAAAGATGCGGGCCTTGGCCTTGTAGTAGGACTCCATGTCCGGATAGCGGTCCAGATGATCCGGGGCGAAGTTCAGCCACAGGCTGGCGCGAGCACGGAAGTCGCGGATGGTTTCCAACTGGAAGCTGCTGATCTCTAGGGCGAGCACGTCGTAGTGAACCCCGCTGGCGACGACTTCGCTGAGGGACATGCCGTGATTGCCACAGGGCACAGACTTCATGCCGCAGCCGTTGAAGAGCGTAGCGATGAGCTCGGTGCAAGTGCTCTTGCCATTGGTGCCGGTGATGGCGGCCAGCGCCATGTCGGTAAGCTGGAAGGCAAACTCCGTCTCTCCTACCAGCGGCACACCGGCATCGGTGAACTTCTTTGGCAACGGCCAGTGCTCATCGAGACCGGGGCTGATGATGACCTTGTCAAAGTCGCCGAGCTTGACGACCAGATCGCGCGCAGGCTGGCCGAGCACGCAACGGAAGTCCTCGACCTGCTTTGCCTTGTCTCCTTCATCAAAGATCGTCACCTCAGCGCCATGCAGGCGTGCAAGACGCGCGGCACCGAGGCCGCTGCGACCAGCGCCGAGAATGGCGAAATGTTGTGAGGCGAAACGCATGAGAATTAACGAAGCTTGAGCGTGGCAAGGCCGAGCATGGCGAAGAACAGGGAGAGCACCCAGAAGCGGACGATGACCTGGTTCTCATGCCAGCCACCGAGCTCAAAGTGATGATGGATCGGAGCCATGCGGAAGATGCGCTTGCCGCGCTTCTTGAAGCTCCAGACCTGCAGGATGACGCTCATGGCCTCCATGACGAAGACGCCGCCAACGAGAGCGAGAACGATCTCCTGTTTACAGCCGATGGCCAGCGAGGCAATGCAGCCGCCAAGCGCGAGGGAGCCAGTGTCTCCCATGAACATCTTGGCAGGATGCGCATTGAACCAAAGGAAGCCGAGGCAGGCGCCGGCCATGGCCATGGCCACGATGGGCAGTTCATTAGCCAGGCTGTTGTGTGCCACGCCGAGGTAGTCGGAGTATTTGGCATTGCCGCAGACATAACCAAACGCAGCATAGGCCAGTGAGGTGGTGATGGAGCAGCCGGTGGCCAGGCCGTCGAGACCATCGGTTAGGTTCACTGCATTGGAAGAACCCACAATGATGAGGGCAAACAGACCCACAGCAAAGAGGTGCATGTCCGTGATCACCGCATCTTTCACAAACGGGATGTACAGAGCGCGGAGGGTGATGCCGTTTTCTCCAGGAACAGCATAAGCGAAAAGAAGACCGGCCACGATGGCCACCGAGGTCTGCCAGACGAGCTTGGTGCGGGCACTGACGCCTTTGGAGTTCTTCTTGCTGATCTTGAGATAGTCATCTCGAAAGCCCAAGGCACCGAGACCGATGGTGGTGAAGAGGACGGTCCACACCATGATATTGTCCCATTTGGCCCAGAGCAGCGTGGAAAGGACGATGGCAGAGAGGATGAGGATGCCGCCCATGGTGGGGGTGCCAGCTTTTTTACCATGGAGTTCGTGCAGCTTGTGCACCTCCTCCGCCGTACGGATGGGCTGGCCGATCTTGAGGGAGATGAGTTTGCGGATCAGGCGATCGCCATACATGAGGGAGAGCGCAAAGGCTGTGAGCGCAGCGCCGCCAGCACGGAAGGTGTGATACTTGAAGAGGTTGAGAATCTTGTACAGAGCAGCGTCATCGCTGATCCATTGATGAGCGATGAGCCATTCCCTGAATTCGTAAAGCCAGTACATCATGAGGCGGAAAAATGCGTGAGGACTTGTTCCATGCGGGCGGAGCGGCTGCCTTTGAGCAGCACCACATCCCCGGTGCGCAGCCACTGGCGCAGATGAGCAGCACAGGTGGCGTGATCGGGGAAGTGTTCGGACGGGACGTTTTTCGAAGCCTCGGTGATCCAGGCGGCCTCGCTGCCGCCGACACTGAAAACGGCGTCCAGTTTGAGAGATGCTGCGAACTCGCCCACCCGGCGGTGCTCGGCTTCAGCGATGGGGCCCAGCTCTCCCATGCGGCCTAGCACGGCCACGCGGCGGCCCTCTCCGAGCGTGCTTAGAGTGCGCAGACCAGCGATCATGCTGTCGGGATTGGCGTTGTAAGAGTCATCGATGAACTGGATGCCATGGACCACCTTGGGCTCGACGCGCCCGCCGGTCAGTTTGACTTGATTCAATGCCTCGGCGACTTCCGCAGGCGCGATGCCCTGACGCCAGCCCATGCAAGCTGCCAAAGCGGCATTTCCCACCATGTGCTCTCCGAGAATAGGGAGGCGTGTTTCGAGCTTCTCACCGCTGAAATCGAGGGTGAAGGTGGTGCCTGTGGCATCGGCGCGCAGATTGGAGGCGCTGACATCTCCGCGACCGACACCGGCCATCGACACGCTGGCCTGGCAGTGGCGGGAGATGACCTCGCTGTACTTGTCGTTGGCGTTCAGAACCACCACACCACCCGCGCGAACGCTGGCTGCGAGAGTGCCTTTCTCCCAGGCGATGGCGTCCTGTGTGCCGAGATGCTCGATGTGAGCCATGCCAACATTGGTGATGATGCCGGCATCCGGGCGCGCGATGTCGGTGAGCACCTTGATCTCTCCAGCATGGTTCATACCCATCTCGGCCACGCAGCACTGGTCTCCTTCACGCAGCGAAAGCAGGGTGAGCGGCAGACCGATGTGGTTGTTTAGATTTCCCAGCGTGGCGCGGGTCTGGCATTTGCGCGCCATAACGGCGGCTGTGAGATCCTTGGTGGAGGTCTTGCCGTTGCTGCCAGTCAGGCCGATGATCAGAGCACCGTGGTGCTGACGATAACCTGCGGCCATCTTCTGCAAAGCCAGGAGGGTGTCTCCCACCTCGATGACGGCACAAGGCAGCGCCCCCCAGGCAGGATTGATTTTGCTGACGACCACTGCAGCCGCTCCTGAAGCAGCCACCTGCGGGATGAAATCATGCGCATCGAACCTGTCTCCCACCAGCGCCACAAAGACCTCGCCAGCGGTGATCTTGCGGGAGTCGGTGTTTACGCTGGTGACCAGACACGCACCATCCCCTCGCAGCGTGCCTGCTGCGAAACCGGCAAGTGTCTGGAGTGGAACCGGGATCATCGGTCAAATCGATCGGGGCGGTCTGGGCGATCAGGACGGTTGAAGCCTCCGCGCATGGCTTCACGTTCGGCGGCTTTCTCCTCGCGCTCGGCTGCACGTTCGGCCTTGAGCTGGTGGAGATATTGACGGGCAACCTTGCGGTCATCAAAGGGATGCTTCTTGCCCTGAATGTCCTGATAGTCCTCGTGCCCCTTGCCGGCAATGAGGACGATGTCCCCTTCCCGGGCATGCTGCAGAGCGGTCTGGATGGCCTCACGACGGTCCACGATGACTGCGTGCTTCTGCGGACGGGCAAAGCCGGCCTTGGTGTCGTTCAAAATCTGCACCGGATCTTCGGTGCGTGGATTGTCGGAGGTGAGTACGCAGATGTCGCTGCCAGCCTCGGCGGCGGCGGCCATTTTGGGGCGCTTGCCACGATCGCGGTCTCCACCGCAACCAAACACAGTGATGAGGCGGCTAGGGCGCAGCGCACGTGCGGTGCGCACGGCGTTTTCGATGCCGTCCGGGGTATGTGCGTAGTCTACAAAGACCTGGAAGCGGGTGTTTTCAGACACGCGCTCCATGCGCCCAGGCACCTGCGGTGCGTTTTGCAGGTGCTTGATAGCCTCGCGGAGGTTCAATCCCACGCCCTGAGCGGCGGCAAGTGCGCCGAGCGCGTTATACACATTGAAGTCGCCGATCAATGGCAAGCGCACCAGGAAGCTGCGGCCTTTGGCCTCCAGCTCAAAGGTGGTGCCGGTGAGATCGTAACGCACATTGACGGCACGGTAGTCACAACCCACGCCGAAGCCGAAGCGGACCACACGCCCGGTGTGCTCAAAGCGCTGGATGAGCTTGCGCCCCCAGGCGTCGTCCGCATTGATCACCAGCGT is drawn from Prosthecobacter vanneervenii and contains these coding sequences:
- the nadB gene encoding L-aspartate oxidase, translating into MIEADFIIVGTGAGGLVAALHASEHGRVVMITKRGVLDSNSNWAQGGIACVTSENDSVEKHVSDTLIAGAGLCKEDAVRTIVSEGPARIADLVKWGVHFDQREAVNGHLEFDLTREGGHTARRVLHAADATGREITEKLLATVRTHPNITIYENHYAIDLLTTAKLGLVSEDRVLGLYVLDETTGEVHTFRSDRVILATGGCGRVYLYTTNPRVATGDGVAMAWRAGATISDMEFIQFHPTCLYHPQKRSFLISEALRGEGARLIGKDGQEFMHRYDPRGSLAPRDIVARAIDHEIKRTGGPCVYLDISHKPADFIASHFPNIQKACLDVGIDITKEPIPVVPAAHYQCGGVLTDVNGATSIRGLCAVGEVGCTGLHGANRLASNSLLECCVTAQRAVAHLMKKIPLGKVAEQSYELRPWETSGVVENDELVVIYHNWDEIRRLMWDYVSIVRTNKRLQRAAARLRNLKREVQEFYWNNRVTSEILELRNLVETASLIVECAIRRHESRGLHYTLDYPQTDDSRTPQDTTIRRY
- a CDS encoding aldo/keto reductase gives rise to the protein MNLTRTAYGTWSGGRFMHYGEQLSEEHYMQLMRDSFAKGVRTFVTADVYGVGRADALLGEALKGIPREEYCLVGIVGHDIYEGIRQGSRGYPRFTDPSLRGPDKYYDYLKMATEKSLERCQTSKFDLLMLHNPDSISYTSDKVWDAFTALKTDGLTDRLGIAPGPANGFTLDMIECFERFGDRMDWAMIILNPFEPWPGQHVLGAAAKNNVDILARVVDYGGLFHDDVKPGHKFRDGDHRTHRPGDWIEHGVEKLEKVRPIALKHGLTMLQLACLWTLGNTAVKSVVPTLIQEHGEGARSIESKLDELAALPAQCLSTEEIETIRQIGDNTGCMALKGASQRHEGQEPRADEWPMRPDLLTLATRWSLGTSW
- the murG gene encoding undecaprenyldiphospho-muramoylpentapeptide beta-N-acetylglucosaminyltransferase, encoding MKQKNSKSIHALIACGGTGGHLFPGIAVGEVLASRGHDVTLLISEKKIDTLAASGHPELRFEKMPFLAMPKPWSPKMFGFLKGLWQGTKACRKIIRDHQVDVVLGMGGFTSFAPLYAGRKEGCSTLIHESNAIPGKANRLNARFSDIVLCGLDACKNHFPKHGDVRVVGTPIRSSMRKQNSDDPHAFFKLDKDKRTLLIMGGSQGARGVNRAVGMALEEFEKMGIQVLHIAGPTDYEEVRDVYAKHPLLKQHVAAFCHRMDLAYRVADLAIARSGASSMSELAYFGVPSLLVPYPYAAEDHQTRNAEIFDKAGAAMLMGESDLNADTLADAVRSVFNDTRKAGEMKKAAQKLAVKNSAEKIADLLVKTVQG
- a CDS encoding FtsW/RodA/SpoVE family cell cycle protein — its product is MAKYSILLFMLAVLSLIALGITMLASTTFEVAQEGSEDYVTLWRQLGWLAVASLACVIMAVVDYNVLLRWRWHILIVASVLLALCYVPMIGVKINGSRRWIGLQALGVGGFRVQPSEFAKIALIIALAGWYGTHQTLTRTFLRGFLLPGFMLLGVVALIGCEFDLGSALLASAVGLGVMFVAGSKMRYLAIIVLLCGGGLVAGIKFLPNRFERIMVTFDLEKHREDLGLQQWVSKLAFGSGGLEGRGLGEGRMKLSYLPEAHTDFIFPMVGEELGLRGTAAVVLAFAVLVMAGMVVSAYAPNRFGKLLGAGLTFLLGMEALLNMGVTTALLPNKGLPLPFVSYGGSSLVAAMVAVGILINIHRQGVHLTWDQLPVIRRKRRWTPQL
- a CDS encoding LysM peptidoglycan-binding domain-containing protein — its product is MKPKPKEAKLLLNLMDGERHRHRVALVTEEGEWNQHEPNSGMARMFVVMLLIHVVLIGGIIIYDFLGSDDKPQQTVTQAARALNSSSGLPVTAPEVVSAQARAVADTEQYDNYEMHSGDSIKSIAAKFGTTEAEITRLNMIDKGLQIGPGTTLRVPKQAVPSAIPVDPKTLRPVAAKDDAPKAIPVTRDQPPATAKVPSEAVKPADAPASLSAATMAPISPLTPLEAPPVTTSLVAAADAPATAPVPAAQVAALPRPSNPRAVSLLEENAPKADTTKPREETKQTAKAEVKPLAKPTPVPPPTQMLKKIAEAPPATKKAETSKKTSSDAPPKTAAKSSSSRTHTLKSGETLYRLASKYGVSVAAIQKANNIKNPNSMRDGMKLVIPAK
- the murD gene encoding UDP-N-acetylmuramoyl-L-alanine--D-glutamate ligase — translated: MRFASQHFAILGAGRSGLGAARLARLHGAEVTIFDEGDKAKQVEDFRCVLGQPARDLVVKLGDFDKVIISPGLDEHWPLPKKFTDAGVPLVGETEFAFQLTDMALAAITGTNGKSTCTELIATLFNGCGMKSVPCGNHGMSLSEVVASGVHYDVLALEISSFQLETIRDFRARASLWLNFAPDHLDRYPDMESYYKAKARIFENVTADDIAIVRAGESVSSGAAQRWTFSAYGAEADYTYRDGAFYHHGEKIGSARGLKLRGKHNMENVLAALMTGRVYGLQFADMLKAMESYEPPRHRCELVRTLHDREYINDSKATNLHALEACLRSQERPIVLIAGGKDKELDYSPLRSELNGQVRAMVLIGEIAQQLKQTFGDLLPCQCATDMADAVQQATALSQPGDAIILSPGTSSFDMYTGYAQRGEVFREAVAALN
- the mraY gene encoding phospho-N-acetylmuramoyl-pentapeptide-transferase, with the protein product MMYWLYEFREWLIAHQWISDDAALYKILNLFKYHTFRAGGAALTAFALSLMYGDRLIRKLISLKIGQPIRTAEEVHKLHELHGKKAGTPTMGGILILSAIVLSTLLWAKWDNIMVWTVLFTTIGLGALGFRDDYLKISKKNSKGVSARTKLVWQTSVAIVAGLLFAYAVPGENGITLRALYIPFVKDAVITDMHLFAVGLFALIIVGSSNAVNLTDGLDGLATGCSITTSLAYAAFGYVCGNAKYSDYLGVAHNSLANELPIVAMAMAGACLGFLWFNAHPAKMFMGDTGSLALGGCIASLAIGCKQEIVLALVGGVFVMEAMSVILQVWSFKKRGKRIFRMAPIHHHFELGGWHENQVIVRFWVLSLFFAMLGLATLKLR
- a CDS encoding UDP-N-acetylmuramoyl-tripeptide--D-alanyl-D-alanine ligase; this encodes MIPVPLQTLAGFAAGTLRGDGACLVTSVNTDSRKITAGEVFVALVGDRFDAHDFIPQVAASGAAAVVVSKINPAWGALPCAVIEVGDTLLALQKMAAGYRQHHGALIIGLTGSNGKTSTKDLTAAVMARKCQTRATLGNLNNHIGLPLTLLSLREGDQCCVAEMGMNHAGEIKVLTDIARPDAGIITNVGMAHIEHLGTQDAIAWEKGTLAASVRAGGVVVLNANDKYSEVISRHCQASVSMAGVGRGDVSASNLRADATGTTFTLDFSGEKLETRLPILGEHMVGNAALAACMGWRQGIAPAEVAEALNQVKLTGGRVEPKVVHGIQFIDDSYNANPDSMIAGLRTLSTLGEGRRVAVLGRMGELGPIAEAEHRRVGEFAASLKLDAVFSVGGSEAAWITEASKNVPSEHFPDHATCAAHLRQWLRTGDVVLLKGSRSARMEQVLTHFSAS
- a CDS encoding UDP-N-acetylmuramoyl-L-alanyl-D-glutamate--2,6-diaminopimelate ligase produces the protein MKLRDFIPHLDKPAVSGSLDTEITGLAYDSRNVGPGIAFVAIRGTHADGHAYIGKAIELGAAAIISEQAPAEDCTVPWVHVRHSRIALAQAAAALNGHPAKALTIAGVTGTNGKTTTAFLLHHLFNAAQMRSGLLGTVFYDLGGGEHVPATHTTPESLEIQGLLGSMRDNGCRACAMEVSSHALDQDRVFGLPFAAAIFTNLTQDHLDYHGTMEKYFEAKVRLFQITAESSSRSTLVINADDAWGRKLIQRFEHTGRVVRFGFGVGCDYRAVNVRYDLTGTTFELEAKGRSFLVRLPLIGDFNVYNALGALAAAQGVGLNLREAIKHLQNAPQVPGRMERVSENTRFQVFVDYAHTPDGIENAVRTARALRPSRLITVFGCGGDRDRGKRPKMAAAAEAGSDICVLTSDNPRTEDPVQILNDTKAGFARPQKHAVIVDRREAIQTALQHAREGDIVLIAGKGHEDYQDIQGKKHPFDDRKVARQYLHQLKAERAAEREEKAAEREAMRGGFNRPDRPDRPDRFDR